Part of the Actinomycetes bacterium genome is shown below.
CCGCATCTACCGACCCGAGAAGGACACCCACACGCCGCGTCGGCTCGAACTGCTCTCCGACCTTCGATCCGCGGTCGAGTCGCACGAGATGTTCCTCGTGTTCCAACCCAAGCTGGATCTGCGCTCGGGCGCGGTCACCAGCGTCGAGGCGCTGGTGCGGTGGGCGCACCCGACCCGGGGGCTCATCCTCCCGGACGAGTTCATCACCCTCGCCGAGAACACCGGCATGGTGGGAATGATCACCCAGTTCGTGCTTCGCAGCGCCGTGGAGCAGGTCGAATCCTGGAGCCAGGCTGGTCTCGTCCTCGACGTGTCGGTCAACGTCTCGGTGCGCGACCTGGCGGACTCGGCACTAACGGGTGTCGTCGCGGGGATGCTGGACCGGGCGGGGCTGCCCCCGGCACGACTGACCCTGGAGGTCACCGAGCACGGGGTGATGGCCGACCCGTTGGTCGCCAACGAGGTGCTGCAGCGACTGCGCGAGGTCGGCGTCCGGGTGGCCGTGGACGACTACGGAACGGGCAACACGGCACTGACGTACCTGAAGGTGCTGTCCATTGACGAGCTGAAGATCGACAAGTCGTTCATCACCAACTTCGCGGTCGACGAGAACGACGAGATCATCGTGCGCTCGACGATAGACCTTGCCCACAATCTCGGGCTTCAGGTCGTGGCGGAGGGGGTCGAGGACGAGGCCACGCTAAGGAGGCTGCGGGTGCTCGGGTGCGACCTGGCGCAGGGCCACTACGTGAGCCGCCCGGTGACCGCGGACGAGCTCGGGACGTGGCTGCGGTCCAGGTCGAAGCTGACGGTCCAGAGCGGGGCGCGGTCACCGCTGCTGACCCCCCCGGCCTACGAGAGCGCCTAGGAGCCGCCGTGCTGGTCCTCGTCGCCGCGGTGCTGGCCGCTCTCACTGCCGTCGTCCTCGGGGGTCGGCCGTCCCGACTGCTGCAGGTTCGGCTGCGCGCCAGCTGGCTGCCGGCGCTGGCGCTCGGACTGCAGCTGGTCATCCTCCAGGTGGTCGAGGCCTGGCCCCGGCCCCTGCTGACGACCATCCACGTGGCTACCTACGTGATGGCGGCGGTGTTCATCTGGCTCAACCGGGCGATTCCAGGACTCCTGCTGGTCGCGGCGGGGACGGTGTCGAACGGCCTGACCATCGCCGTCAACGGCGGCACCCTCCCGGCTCGCGCTTCGGCCCTCGCCGCGGCGCACATCGACAAGGACCCGGCCCTCTTCCTCAACTCCGGAGTCGTTGCGCATCCGAGGCTCGCCGTCCTGGGCGACGTGTTCGCCTGGCCGGCGCCGCTGCCGTTCGCCAACGTGTTCAGCGTCGGCGACATCCTGATCGTCGTCGGCGTAGCGTACGGGGCCCACCGCATCACCGGGTCACGACTGTGCCGACCCCGCAGCCGCCCCGAGGCGGACCTGGAGGCGGTCGAGTCGGTGAGCACGGCGGCGGTCGCGACCGACGAGGGCTAGGGCCAGCCGGACAGCACGACCTTTCACGCCGGGCCCAACGACGTGCTAGGCCGCGGCACCGACCCGGCGGACCAGTTCCGACGCTACGACGCAGCGGTTCGCCAGGTCTCGGCCGTCAGCGGGCCGGCTGGTGCGGTTCGCGTCCATCTCCCGGGCCGGCGGCACCGGGCGGCTGGCGTCGGCTACGCCCTCCTCGACCCACGCGTCCGGCTGCACTGACTCCCGCCGCATCCCGGCGGGCTGACGCGCGTGGCGGCGTCCGGCTACGCGGCGAGCGCCCCGGCGAAGATCTGCCAGGCCAGTGCTGACTTGGCCACCAGGCTGAGGGTGACGTCCGCGCGCTCACCCACGAGGTAGTCCCGCCAGCGGCCGACCTGCTTGTACTGCAGCCACTGGTTCACCGCGAACACGTTGAAGAACCGGAACAGCGACACGATGATCGCGTAGACGAAGGCTGGCGGCTCGGCCCCGCTCGTCGACCCCGGGGCGATCGTGTAGACCACCACGGCCAGCCACGGGACGACGGCGGCGACGCAGCCGAAGATGAACGGCAGCCAGCCGCCGTCGCCCGGCTCCTGGTACTTCTCCTTCAGCCAGCCAGCCAGCCAGCCGAACCGGATCGCCGAGACGTTGACGCCGAACAGGGCGATCAGCGCGGCCACGTCGGAGATGCCCACGAGCTGCGCGATGACCACGATCATCAGCGAGCTGGAGAGCGAGTACTCCACCCAGCCGAAGTAGTTGCGGTGCTTCAGCAGACCCGTGCGGTAGCGGTCGAAGAACTGCGGGGACGCGAGCACCAGGTGCGCCACAGCGGACAGCGCCAGGAAGCCGGCCACGGCCAGGCCCACGGGGGTGTCCAGC
Proteins encoded:
- the heR gene encoding heliorhodopsin HeR, whose amino-acid sequence is MAGLRRYNLVAAALHAVQAAIVLALANGFSLPVTAHDLAGPPGTLPSDAVTLLDTPVGLAVAGFLALSAVAHLVLASPQFFDRYRTGLLKHRNYFGWVEYSLSSSLMIVVIAQLVGISDVAALIALFGVNVSAIRFGWLAGWLKEKYQEPGDGGWLPFIFGCVAAVVPWLAVVVYTIAPGSTSGAEPPAFVYAIIVSLFRFFNVFAVNQWLQYKQVGRWRDYLVGERADVTLSLVAKSALAWQIFAGALAA
- a CDS encoding DUF5317 domain-containing protein; the encoded protein is MLVLVAAVLAALTAVVLGGRPSRLLQVRLRASWLPALALGLQLVILQVVEAWPRPLLTTIHVATYVMAAVFIWLNRAIPGLLLVAAGTVSNGLTIAVNGGTLPARASALAAAHIDKDPALFLNSGVVAHPRLAVLGDVFAWPAPLPFANVFSVGDILIVVGVAYGAHRITGSRLCRPRSRPEADLEAVESVSTAAVATDEG